One genomic window of Clostridium taeniosporum includes the following:
- a CDS encoding flavodoxin: MKIIYWSGTGNTESMANLIAKGIEESGAKTELINISSANVDSLKDENIVVLGCPSMGDEELEGGEFLPFIESVQEDLKNKKVALFGSYGWGDGQWMRSWEEEMTSSGINVALEPLTVNYAPEGEAEEQCIQYGREIAKLSK, translated from the coding sequence ATGAAAATAATTTATTGGAGTGGTACAGGTAATACAGAATCTATGGCAAATTTAATAGCAAAAGGAATTGAGGAATCAGGAGCTAAAACTGAACTGATAAATATTTCTAGTGCTAATGTAGATAGTTTAAAAGATGAAAACATAGTAGTATTAGGATGTCCATCTATGGGGGATGAAGAACTTGAAGGTGGAGAATTCTTACCGTTTATAGAAAGTGTACAAGAAGATTTAAAGAATAAAAAGGTTGCTTTATTTGGATCTTATGGATGGGGCGACGGACAATGGATGAGAAGTTGGGAAGAAGAAATGACATCTTCAGGAATTAATGTGGCTTTAGAACCACTAACTGTAAATTATGCACCTGAAGGTGAAGCAGAAGAACAATGCATTCAATACGGAAGAGAAATAGCTAAATTAAGTAAGTAA
- a CDS encoding DUF3793 family protein, with protein sequence MGEKISTFYNLLNGMEGKEYIETFISYNVALISARLKPSITLNLSKYDNKNIFNLWNIYGKKYLKKLNLGYISLRDSEKSLIVLIYDEKLLEKYINREDNLKFLNRVGYEKELSVENALNTLKYRYKLYKCPHELGIFLGYPLEDVKDFMECSNKKCLTCGYWKVYNSENKAKTIFMLFDRVKDFTVTNIIEGKRADNLSLTLKYNFEKNHKIIFE encoded by the coding sequence ATGGGAGAAAAGATTAGTACTTTTTATAACTTGTTAAATGGTATGGAGGGAAAAGAATATATTGAAACTTTTATATCTTATAATGTAGCTTTAATAAGTGCTAGATTAAAACCATCTATTACACTGAATTTAAGCAAATATGACAATAAAAATATATTTAATTTATGGAATATATATGGGAAAAAGTATTTAAAAAAATTAAATTTAGGCTATATTTCCTTAAGAGATAGTGAAAAATCTTTAATAGTATTAATATATGATGAGAAACTACTAGAAAAATATATTAATAGGGAAGATAATTTGAAATTTCTTAATCGTGTTGGATATGAAAAAGAGCTATCAGTAGAAAATGCATTAAATACATTAAAATATAGATATAAATTATATAAATGTCCACATGAACTAGGAATATTTCTAGGATATCCTTTAGAAGATGTTAAAGACTTTATGGAATGCTCAAATAAAAAATGTTTAACTTGTGGTTATTGGAAAGTATATAATAGTGAAAATAAAGCTAAAACGATTTTTATGTTGTTTGATAGAGTAAAAGATTTTACAGTAACCAATATAATAGAAGGAAAAAGAGCTGATAATTTATCACTTACATTAAAATATAATTTTGAAAAAAATCATAAAATTATATTTGAATAA
- a CDS encoding 3'-5' exoribonuclease YhaM family protein translates to MSDKNKFLIDLKGEENIEINLMVMKIIFKDANKTVCILADKTGEIKTNIPSKNDEIKTGMVLRVSGIKGVNLDIKKYEFISEYSLEDYLPTVKKPIEDIMNEIEEYTNKYIISREGKALNDYFFNDENFLNKFKRGIGGVSMHHNYIGGLAEHTLNVMYLTAILCERYDCRRTEIAMLSAKLHDIGKIYELYYDGPFKYTLRGEMEGHIVIGVQMINEAIRENQSLYSDDFINRIKGCVTQHHGKLEYGSPRDMKMEETFIVNYADSIDATMNKIGRIKEKTQSGEWSEYDRRIETKLYL, encoded by the coding sequence ATGAGTGATAAAAATAAGTTTTTAATTGACTTAAAAGGTGAAGAGAATATAGAAATAAATTTAATGGTTATGAAAATAATTTTTAAAGATGCTAATAAGACTGTGTGTATATTAGCAGATAAAACTGGAGAAATAAAAACTAATATACCTAGTAAAAATGATGAAATTAAGACGGGAATGGTATTAAGAGTTAGTGGAATAAAAGGAGTAAATTTAGATATTAAAAAATATGAATTTATTTCAGAATATAGTTTAGAAGATTATTTGCCAACAGTAAAAAAACCAATTGAAGACATAATGAATGAAATTGAGGAGTACACAAATAAATACATAATATCTAGAGAAGGTAAGGCATTAAACGATTATTTTTTTAATGATGAAAATTTTTTAAATAAGTTTAAGCGTGGTATTGGTGGAGTTTCTATGCATCATAATTATATAGGTGGACTTGCAGAACACACATTAAACGTTATGTATTTAACTGCAATACTTTGTGAAAGATATGATTGTAGAAGAACTGAAATAGCCATGCTTTCTGCAAAACTCCATGATATTGGTAAAATATATGAGCTTTATTATGATGGACCTTTTAAGTATACACTTAGAGGAGAGATGGAAGGTCATATTGTAATAGGAGTTCAAATGATAAATGAGGCTATTAGAGAAAATCAATCTTTATATAGTGATGATTTTATAAATAGAATAAAGGGCTGTGTTACTCAACATCATGGAAAACTTGAGTATGGTTCTCCTAGGGATATGAAGATGGAGGAAACTTTTATAGTAAATTATGCTGATTCTATAGATGCTACAATGAATAAAATTGGCAGAATAAAGGAAAAAACTCAAAGTGGTGAATGGTCAGAATATGATAGGAGAATAGAAACAAAGCTTTATTTATAG
- a CDS encoding DUF523 domain-containing protein, whose product MSKKPRYFIIISHCLLNPSTRVHVLGKRYEIAKIVCDYFLEKKVSIIQLPCPEFTAMGYLRNPQGRQQYDNTFFRNHCKEELQRYVDMICELKKNNNTPLCYIGIQGSPTCSINWGEHKINKYKTESIMEVNDGDNSIKNGVYGVMTEVLDEMLKEQGIVIPYIEAPVKEDIKSEKAKEFFDSLYDLFNVPDEYRDLY is encoded by the coding sequence ATGTCTAAAAAACCAAGATATTTCATAATAATTTCTCATTGTTTATTAAATCCATCAACTAGAGTACATGTTTTAGGAAAGAGATACGAAATAGCTAAAATAGTTTGTGATTATTTTTTAGAAAAAAAGGTAAGTATAATACAATTACCATGTCCAGAATTTACAGCAATGGGATACTTAAGAAATCCTCAAGGAAGACAACAATACGATAATACTTTTTTTAGAAATCATTGTAAAGAAGAATTACAAAGATATGTAGATATGATTTGTGAGTTAAAGAAAAATAATAATACACCTCTTTGTTATATTGGAATACAAGGAAGTCCTACATGTAGTATTAATTGGGGAGAACACAAGATAAATAAATATAAAACGGAGTCTATCATGGAAGTGAATGACGGTGATAATAGTATTAAAAATGGAGTTTATGGAGTTATGACAGAAGTGTTAGATGAAATGTTAAAAGAACAAGGAATAGTTATACCATATATAGAGGCTCCTGTTAAAGAAGACATAAAATCAGAAAAGGCAAAAGAATTTTTTGATTCACTTTATGATTTATTTAATGTTCCTGATGAATATAGAGATTTGTATTGA
- a CDS encoding deoxyribonuclease IV: MLNIGCHLSSSKGFKNMGENALKIGANTFQFFTRNPRGSKAKDIDENDVKEFLELAKENNFGKILAHAPYTLNACSADEKNRQFAIEIMKDDLNRMEYIPNNLYNFHPGSHVKQGSEVGIKYIADALNSILKKDQTTKVLLETMSGKGTEVGRNFEEIAEIIKRVDLKNHLGVCLDTCHIHDAGYDIVNELDKVLEAFDRIIGLDRLYAIHLNDSKNPFESHKDRHETIGNGYIGLEAISNIINHPKLRHLPFFLETPNELDGYKKEIELLKSLYKE; encoded by the coding sequence ATGTTAAATATAGGATGCCATTTATCTTCATCAAAGGGGTTTAAAAATATGGGTGAAAATGCTTTGAAAATTGGAGCAAATACTTTTCAATTTTTTACCCGTAATCCAAGAGGAAGTAAAGCAAAAGATATAGATGAGAATGATGTTAAAGAATTTTTAGAATTAGCAAAAGAAAATAATTTTGGTAAAATCTTAGCTCATGCACCATACACATTAAATGCATGTTCAGCTGATGAAAAGAATAGACAATTTGCTATAGAGATAATGAAGGATGACTTAAATAGAATGGAATATATACCAAATAATCTATATAATTTTCATCCAGGGAGTCATGTTAAACAAGGTTCAGAAGTAGGAATAAAATATATAGCTGATGCTTTGAATTCTATTTTAAAAAAAGATCAAACAACAAAGGTTTTATTAGAAACTATGTCGGGAAAAGGAACTGAAGTAGGAAGAAATTTTGAAGAAATAGCTGAAATCATAAAACGTGTTGATTTAAAAAATCATCTAGGAGTATGTTTAGATACATGTCATATTCATGATGCAGGATATGATATAGTAAATGAATTAGATAAAGTTTTAGAAGCGTTTGATAGAATAATAGGTTTAGATAGATTATATGCTATTCATTTAAATGATAGTAAGAATCCATTTGAAAGTCATAAAGACAGACATGAAACTATAGGTAATGGTTATATAGGATTAGAGGCTATATCTAATATAATTAATCATCCAAAGTTACGTCATTTACCATTTTTCCTTGAAACACCTAATGAATTAGATGGATATAAGAAAGAAATAGAGTTACTTAAAAGTTTATATAAAGAATAA
- a CDS encoding NAD(P)/FAD-dependent oxidoreductase translates to MNLQFVKGNSLFAKTNKIIKQYNYLTEDIDTDVIIIGGGVTGSILGYYFSKNNIDSVILEKNIIGYGSTSITTALLQYELDSTVRDLEQYTTKENIIQSYKLGMKALDEIEEFIRTYDNKCNYKKRDTLLYTAKSSDIGQIKEEYNIRKENGFDVEFIDEKNNPFSFDLKAGVYAKNAGAEIDPYRYTHQLLDIATKNGLKVYENTEAIKVLYNNDSVEVVTKYDFKVKGKIIIVATGYHTELFSNRSFGVTTTAFNVATKPLSSFDGYYNKVLIRDNKEPYNYLRTTMDNRIIIGGEDINFIPDINNYNEVDKKYSILEQRLKTMFPNIKDIEIEYKYCGAFTSTQDNLGFIGKDPANDKLWFNLGYGANGILFAILGGIMLSKLYLGEFNDNLKLFKVDRFDN, encoded by the coding sequence ATGAATTTACAATTTGTTAAGGGAAACTCTTTATTTGCTAAAACGAATAAAATAATTAAACAATATAATTATTTAACAGAGGATATAGATACTGATGTAATCATTATCGGGGGAGGTGTTACTGGAAGTATTTTAGGATATTATTTTAGTAAAAATAATATAGATTCAGTAATTTTAGAAAAGAATATAATAGGATATGGTAGTACTAGTATAACTACTGCTTTATTACAGTATGAACTTGATAGTACTGTTAGGGATTTAGAGCAATATACAACAAAAGAAAATATAATACAATCTTATAAATTAGGAATGAAAGCATTGGATGAAATTGAAGAATTTATAAGAACATACGATAATAAATGTAACTATAAAAAACGAGATACTTTACTTTATACAGCAAAGTCTAGTGATATAGGACAAATAAAAGAAGAATACAATATTAGAAAAGAAAATGGATTTGATGTTGAATTTATAGATGAAAAAAATAATCCTTTTTCATTTGATTTAAAAGCTGGTGTATATGCTAAAAATGCAGGAGCAGAGATAGATCCGTACAGGTATACGCATCAATTATTAGATATTGCAACTAAAAATGGATTAAAAGTATATGAAAATACAGAAGCAATAAAGGTACTTTATAATAATGATAGTGTAGAAGTAGTAACTAAATATGATTTCAAAGTAAAAGGAAAGATAATAATAGTTGCAACAGGTTATCATACAGAATTATTTTCAAATAGAAGTTTTGGAGTAACAACAACAGCTTTTAATGTAGCAACAAAGCCATTAAGTAGTTTTGATGGATATTATAATAAAGTTTTAATTAGAGATAATAAAGAACCTTATAATTATCTAAGAACAACAATGGATAATAGAATTATAATTGGTGGCGAGGATATAAACTTTATTCCTGATATTAACAATTACAATGAAGTTGATAAAAAATATTCTATACTAGAGCAGCGTTTAAAAACTATGTTTCCTAATATAAAAGATATTGAAATAGAATATAAATATTGTGGAGCGTTTACTTCAACGCAAGATAATCTTGGATTTATAGGAAAAGATCCTGCAAATGATAAACTTTGGTTTAATCTTGGATATGGAGCAAATGGGATACTTTTTGCAATACTTGGTGGTATAATGTTAAGTAAACTTTATCTAGGTGAATTTAATGATAATTTAAAACTTTTTAAAGTTGATAGGTTTGATAATTAA
- a CDS encoding L,D-transpeptidase family protein: protein MEIGTDNYNKFVSKLLVTFLSLILVLSIIFINSINVYADTLSSTSTDEYVLKLIKRGGTVEEIKGKDINLKLNSGDSSVVSYDKQLLNKCLDNLDCLNTKNLIEPKSARLEYRDYDYVIVSEVKGNKINKDVLYNKVVSAINNQETELNLESNNCYVTPKYSSNSPAMIYAVNTINKYLSANITYNYAGIVQTVDKYKIIDWISIDSNMSIILDESKVRNFVEGIASSYKTSLGKSIKVGGGYSGNNHGWAINVDAETKALINHIKNGQTLTKNPSYYQTAISGYFTNLSDTFVEIDMTNQHIWFYKNGYLVTDSDIVTGNMSAGHATPVGIYKLYFKQKDTVLKGPGYAAPVSFWMPFNGGIGLHDANWRSQFGGQIYKNNGSHGCINLPYSTAKSIYDNITAKTTIICYY from the coding sequence ATGGAGATAGGAACTGATAATTACAATAAGTTTGTAAGTAAGTTATTAGTTACTTTTCTAAGTTTAATCTTAGTATTAAGTATTATATTTATTAATTCTATAAATGTTTATGCAGATACTTTGAGTTCCACTTCAACAGATGAATATGTATTAAAATTAATTAAAAGGGGAGGGACTGTTGAAGAAATTAAAGGTAAAGATATAAATTTAAAACTTAATTCTGGAGATTCTAGTGTAGTTTCCTATGATAAACAATTATTAAATAAATGTTTGGATAATTTAGATTGCTTAAATACGAAAAATCTAATTGAACCTAAAAGTGCTAGACTTGAATATAGAGATTATGATTATGTAATTGTATCAGAAGTTAAAGGAAACAAAATAAATAAAGATGTATTGTATAATAAGGTAGTTTCAGCTATAAATAATCAAGAAACTGAATTGAATTTAGAATCAAATAACTGTTATGTAACTCCTAAATATAGTTCAAATTCACCTGCAATGATATATGCAGTAAATACAATTAATAAATATTTGTCAGCTAATATAACTTATAATTACGCTGGAATTGTACAAACTGTAGATAAATACAAAATAATAGATTGGATTTCAATAGATTCTAATATGTCAATAATATTAGATGAATCTAAAGTTAGAAATTTTGTGGAAGGTATAGCTAGTTCTTATAAAACTTCTTTAGGAAAATCTATAAAAGTTGGTGGAGGATATTCTGGAAATAATCATGGATGGGCAATTAATGTTGATGCAGAAACTAAAGCACTAATAAATCACATAAAAAATGGACAAACATTAACTAAAAATCCATCATATTATCAAACAGCAATATCAGGATATTTTACTAATTTGTCAGATACTTTTGTTGAAATAGATATGACTAATCAACATATATGGTTTTATAAAAATGGATATTTAGTTACTGATAGTGATATAGTTACAGGAAATATGAGTGCAGGACATGCAACACCGGTTGGAATCTATAAATTATACTTTAAACAAAAAGATACAGTGTTAAAAGGTCCAGGATATGCAGCACCAGTAAGTTTTTGGATGCCATTTAATGGTGGTATAGGCCTTCATGATGCTAATTGGAGATCCCAATTTGGAGGGCAGATATATAAAAATAATGGATCACACGGATGTATAAATTTACCTTATAGTACAGCTAAATCTATTTATGATAATATAACAGCTAAAA